One stretch of Patescibacteria group bacterium DNA includes these proteins:
- a CDS encoding glycosyltransferase has translation MIKEYRPNVVLIKNIDSLYSILGALLSRFLGVKKIIFLIQIEKFRKKIKSFSIWLVGFLWKASVITPLRGNDAYASKNKNLFYIPFVHEALDFNKEYFIGGWVNIICVGKFQERKNQILLVKAVEKLKDNFNINLTLVGERDENEYTNELLEYIKVNNLSEIVKVKFDINWKDVYEEYKVNDVFILPSYGEAAAFSIVEAMSCKLAVISSSENGTKEYIENGVNGYIFESKNLVDLIDKIRLTISDQHNLIKMGNAGFELIKNQYNPDRFYNDLMKILG, from the coding sequence TTGATAAAGGAATATCGGCCGAACGTTGTGCTGATAAAAAATATTGATAGTCTTTATTCAATCCTTGGCGCGCTTCTAAGTCGGTTCCTGGGTGTTAAAAAAATTATTTTTTTAATTCAAATTGAAAAATTTAGAAAAAAAATCAAGAGTTTCTCGATTTGGCTGGTTGGTTTTTTGTGGAAGGCGTCGGTAATTACTCCATTGAGGGGTAACGACGCTTATGCAAGTAAGAATAAGAATCTTTTTTATATTCCATTTGTTCATGAAGCGCTTGACTTCAACAAGGAGTATTTTATTGGCGGATGGGTTAATATTATCTGCGTAGGTAAATTCCAAGAGCGCAAGAATCAGATTTTATTAGTTAAGGCCGTTGAAAAATTAAAAGATAATTTTAATATTAATCTTACATTAGTCGGCGAAAGGGATGAGAATGAATATACAAATGAATTATTAGAGTACATTAAAGTTAATAATTTATCGGAAATTGTGAAGGTGAAATTTGATATTAATTGGAAGGATGTTTATGAAGAATATAAAGTAAATGATGTATTCATTTTACCGAGCTATGGTGAAGCCGCGGCTTTTTCGATAGTTGAAGCAATGAGTTGCAAACTGGCGGTTATTAGTTCGAGCGAAAATGGAACGAAGGAATATATTGAGAATGGCGTGAATGGTTACATCTTTGAAAGTAAAAATTTGGTCGATTTAATAGATAAGATTCGCCTGACTATTTCGGATCAGCACAACTTAATAAAAATGGGAAATGCCGGCTTTGAATTGATAAAGAATCAGTATAACCCCGATCGGTTTTATAATGATTTAATGAAGATTTTAGGATAA
- a CDS encoding glycosyltransferase family 2 protein yields the protein MSEISIVIPCYNEEATVANVLDGLARVAEKCTSHTFEIIAIDDKSEDGTLKTLESRSDIKIIRNPYNLGYGASLKRGIKTAAGKWIFIIDADGTYPVEKLSDFFPFMDSYDMIVGARVTKVNHTEFIRRVPKKFVNWFAGWLVNRKIPDLNSGMRLFKKDICFEFWGLYPSRYSFTSTITMAFLKNDYLVKFLPIDYHKRVGESGIRPWNFFTYINLIFKIAFYFQPLKFLIPFGIAFFTVGFAKGIYDLVGDNFVGNFSIFLMLSAVLIFFISLIADLLFKQRK from the coding sequence ATGAGTGAAATTTCAATTGTTATCCCATGTTATAACGAAGAAGCGACGGTTGCGAATGTTTTGGATGGACTGGCACGAGTTGCCGAAAAGTGTACATCACATACTTTTGAAATAATTGCCATTGATGATAAGAGCGAGGATGGCACTCTGAAAACATTAGAATCACGATCAGATATAAAGATTATTCGCAATCCATATAATTTAGGTTACGGAGCCTCCTTGAAAAGGGGGATTAAAACCGCAGCCGGCAAGTGGATTTTTATTATCGATGCCGATGGCACTTATCCCGTAGAGAAGCTATCGGATTTTTTTCCGTTCATGGATTCTTATGACATGATTGTCGGTGCAAGAGTGACGAAGGTTAACCATACCGAATTTATTAGACGGGTTCCGAAAAAATTTGTAAATTGGTTTGCGGGATGGCTTGTCAATAGAAAAATACCTGACTTGAATTCGGGGATGAGGCTTTTCAAAAAAGATATCTGTTTTGAGTTTTGGGGATTGTATCCCAGCCGATATTCATTTACGTCAACCATTACTATGGCGTTTTTAAAGAATGATTACTTAGTCAAATTCCTGCCAATCGACTATCACAAAAGGGTGGGCGAGTCTGGTATTAGGCCGTGGAATTTTTTTACTTACATAAATTTAATTTTTAAAATTGCCTTCTATTTTCAACCATTAAAATTTTTAATACCGTTTGGAATTGCATTCTTTACAGTCGGTTTCGCCAAGGGTATATATGATCTTGTAGGCGATAATTTTGTTGGTAATTTCAGCATATTCCTCATGTTAAGCGCCGTGCTCATATTTTTCATTTCTCTAATTGCTGATCTTCTATTTAAACAACGTAAATAA
- a CDS encoding class I SAM-dependent methyltransferase, translated as MEIRTQKACRGVCGSDLYKVWAHGKDFEYHTSDQEYCYVKCLKCGVIYLNPNPTVGEIEKIYPANYFPYKFEEGLNFITKIARNFVQRLKVRPLLANLSDDARILDGGCGNGELLRIIKKHRGSGWKLYGNDINSATGDILNRHGIEFIAGRFEEMGGYYDYFDAIILNQTIEHLHNPREIILKARRMLKRNGLLIIETPNYDSLDARIFRKRYWGGYHIPRHWHIFNKNILVGLLNECNFAVIGIQFLLSPTFWIQSLHHYFDDKHKKIAGWFNINNLFLTLFFSLIDFVLGALYATSNIRIIAINK; from the coding sequence ATGGAAATAAGGACCCAAAAAGCTTGTCGTGGTGTATGCGGATCGGATCTGTACAAAGTTTGGGCGCATGGAAAAGATTTTGAATATCACACATCCGATCAGGAATATTGTTACGTAAAGTGTTTAAAGTGCGGTGTGATATACCTAAATCCCAATCCGACCGTCGGAGAAATTGAAAAGATTTATCCAGCAAATTATTTTCCTTATAAATTTGAAGAGGGGTTAAATTTTATTACAAAGATTGCGCGGAATTTTGTGCAAAGATTGAAGGTTCGTCCTTTGCTTGCTAATCTTTCGGATGATGCTAGAATTCTCGACGGTGGGTGCGGCAACGGAGAATTGCTCAGAATTATTAAGAAACACAGGGGTAGCGGATGGAAATTGTATGGCAATGATATTAATTCTGCAACTGGTGATATATTAAATCGGCATGGTATCGAATTCATTGCAGGAAGATTCGAAGAAATGGGGGGTTATTATGATTATTTTGACGCAATCATTTTGAATCAAACGATTGAGCACCTTCATAATCCACGCGAAATTATTTTAAAGGCCAGGAGGATGCTTAAACGGAACGGCTTGCTTATTATCGAAACCCCAAATTACGATTCTCTAGATGCGAGAATTTTTAGAAAGAGATATTGGGGAGGCTATCATATACCACGACATTGGCATATTTTTAATAAAAATATCCTCGTGGGTTTGTTGAATGAGTGCAATTTCGCTGTTATTGGAATTCAATTTTTGCTGAGCCCGACTTTCTGGATTCAGTCATTGCATCATTATTTCGATGACAAACATAAAAAAATTGCCGGTTGGTTTAATATAAATAATTTATTTTTAACACTATTTTTTTCGTTAATTGATTTTGTTCTCGGGGCTCTATATGCCACCTCCAATATTCGAATAATTGCAATAAATAAATAA
- the asnB gene encoding asparagine synthase (glutamine-hydrolyzing) codes for MCGIIGEYSSKFDKEIFLKRRDSMLHRGPDAAGFFISEDQRVKLGHRRLSIIDLSQRASQPMRIGAYAIVYNGEVYNFKKLKKDLPGDYFSDSDTEVVLRAYIKYGPEAFKLFDGMFALAIYDEVKNQLILARDRMGIKPLYYSFHDGIFQFASELASLQINKKINLRAVRRFFYQNYIYGNESIIENVFKLPPASFAIFDLQKEQINIQEYWKPTFTNNYQDLNNSIDALRCVLDESIEQSLVSDVPLGVFLSSGVDSSLITAIAKEHVGNLNTFTVGFNFGENSYDESKNASKIAKIIGTNHNSIYLEKREVINAIPDIFDYFQEPFGDSSAIPTYFLCHFAKERATVCLSGDGGDELFGGYPIYYLPRISQIYRHLPIKTLVEKMVHYLPSSYRKMSFDYKLKRFVYAAKYPFTKSHFYYRIMHNADILVEDFFNNVCDDFAEYFKVVEGEDVLNQLLYVDQKTVLEGEYLVKVDRMSMANSLEVRVPFLNNEVIKFSNSLAPGLKIRGITTKYILKKLLERYLPKKLIYTKKQGFSFPIADWLKNELKDFMMDILDKKNIADIAFLNGKAIEKMVADHMGNKKDYSRELWGLISFVKFYRKNKLEL; via the coding sequence ATGTGCGGAATTATCGGAGAATATTCATCGAAATTTGATAAGGAAATTTTTTTGAAGAGAAGAGATTCAATGCTCCACCGCGGTCCGGATGCGGCAGGTTTTTTTATATCCGAAGATCAGAGGGTCAAATTAGGACACCGGCGTCTTTCTATCATTGATCTTTCTCAAAGGGCGAGCCAACCCATGAGAATTGGCGCCTATGCGATTGTCTACAATGGTGAAGTATATAATTTTAAAAAATTAAAAAAAGATTTGCCCGGTGACTATTTCTCCGATTCCGATACGGAGGTTGTATTAAGGGCCTATATTAAATATGGACCAGAAGCCTTCAAATTATTCGATGGCATGTTCGCCCTGGCAATTTACGATGAAGTTAAAAATCAATTAATTTTGGCCAGAGATCGAATGGGAATAAAACCACTTTACTATAGTTTTCATGACGGGATATTTCAATTCGCCTCTGAGCTGGCATCGCTCCAGATCAACAAAAAAATTAATTTAAGGGCAGTCAGAAGATTTTTTTATCAAAATTACATTTATGGCAATGAGTCCATAATTGAAAACGTTTTTAAATTGCCACCGGCTAGTTTTGCGATTTTTGATTTGCAGAAAGAGCAAATTAATATTCAGGAATATTGGAAACCGACATTTACAAATAATTATCAAGATCTTAATAATTCAATCGATGCCCTACGGTGCGTGCTCGATGAATCAATCGAACAATCCTTGGTCAGCGATGTGCCATTGGGGGTATTCTTATCCTCCGGCGTTGATTCTAGTTTAATCACCGCCATCGCCAAGGAGCATGTAGGAAACCTGAATACATTTACGGTTGGATTTAATTTCGGTGAGAATTCTTATGACGAATCAAAGAACGCCAGTAAAATCGCAAAGATTATTGGCACTAATCATAATTCGATTTATCTAGAGAAGAGGGAGGTCATAAATGCCATTCCGGATATTTTTGATTATTTTCAGGAGCCTTTTGGTGACAGCAGCGCGATTCCCACATATTTCTTGTGCCATTTTGCAAAAGAGCGAGCGACAGTCTGCTTATCCGGCGACGGCGGGGATGAGTTATTTGGGGGTTACCCTATCTATTATTTGCCTAGAATTAGTCAAATTTATCGCCACCTGCCCATAAAAACATTGGTGGAAAAAATGGTTCATTATTTGCCGTCTTCTTACAGAAAAATGAGCTTTGATTATAAGTTAAAAAGGTTTGTTTATGCGGCCAAGTATCCATTTACAAAATCTCATTTTTATTATAGAATAATGCATAATGCGGATATCCTAGTTGAAGATTTTTTTAACAATGTTTGCGACGATTTTGCAGAGTATTTTAAAGTCGTGGAGGGGGAAGATGTGCTGAATCAGCTATTGTATGTTGATCAGAAAACCGTGCTGGAAGGGGAGTATTTAGTCAAGGTCGATCGAATGAGCATGGCTAATTCTTTAGAGGTACGTGTTCCTTTCTTGAACAACGAAGTAATAAAGTTTAGCAATTCCTTGGCGCCGGGATTAAAAATTCGCGGTATCACCACTAAGTATATTTTAAAAAAGCTTCTAGAGAGGTATTTACCGAAAAAGTTAATTTATACAAAGAAGCAGGGATTCAGCTTTCCGATCGCGGATTGGCTGAAGAATGAATTAAAGGATTTCATGATGGATATTTTAGATAAAAAGAATATTGCGGATATAGCATTTTTAAATGGTAAAGCGATTGAAAAAATGGTTGCGGATCATATGGGGAATAAGAAAGATTATAGTAGAGAGTTGTGGGGTTTGATAAGTTTTGTAAAATTTTACCGTAAAAATAAGCTTGAATTATAA
- a CDS encoding methyltransferase domain-containing protein: protein MKSTNKLNLGCGASKKSDYINVDINPLVSPDVIHDLNSLPYPFESNSFDLIEAYHVLEHLDKPFEVMKEMHRILRDGGILKLKVPHFSRGFTHAQHAHGFDVAFPLYFNEKYTSSGYIGVEFRLKRMELRWMAFPHLLQYLGYGEISTQLLKIVDKFISGLANFNQVFCSRIWCFWVGGFDEISFEFVCVKSHSKELNEAIASPDQGTADAFAKSWNHLVAGSIYTFKQFEDWMHPLTKNDFSGNKILELGCGNGSLMVHLANWQPREMVGVDLGASVDSARKNLEDIKNTKYRIIQDDILQFSEGGFDVVYCIGVLHHLKEPELGFNFVIKNTIPGGRFHCWVYAEEGNWIIINVIDRLRRIVCHTPWWLNKYFIAGPLAILFFLYSKIINILKSISFVKKLPLYQYTVWISEENFIFFHHIVFDQLVTPTTTYLSRDLIERWLRSNSEIDLNSIYIQMRNGNSWKFGGRKKKIVEA from the coding sequence ATGAAAAGTACGAACAAATTAAATTTAGGATGCGGTGCGTCAAAAAAGAGCGATTATATCAATGTTGACATCAATCCGTTAGTTTCACCGGATGTTATCCATGACCTGAACAGTTTGCCTTATCCATTTGAATCGAATAGCTTTGATTTGATTGAGGCTTATCATGTTTTGGAGCATCTCGATAAACCGTTCGAGGTGATGAAAGAGATGCACAGAATTTTAAGAGACGGCGGCATTTTAAAATTGAAAGTGCCGCATTTTTCTCGCGGCTTTACGCACGCTCAACATGCACACGGTTTTGATGTTGCTTTCCCCCTTTACTTTAATGAAAAGTATACTTCATCTGGATATATCGGCGTCGAATTTAGGCTGAAAAGAATGGAACTGCGGTGGATGGCTTTTCCGCATTTATTGCAATATTTGGGTTATGGCGAAATTTCCACGCAACTACTGAAAATAGTAGATAAATTTATTAGCGGTTTAGCTAATTTTAACCAGGTTTTTTGCAGCAGAATATGGTGCTTTTGGGTTGGGGGATTTGATGAGATTTCGTTTGAATTCGTTTGTGTAAAATCACACTCCAAGGAGCTGAATGAAGCTATTGCTAGTCCGGATCAGGGTACGGCAGATGCATTTGCCAAATCGTGGAATCATCTGGTCGCTGGTTCAATATATACATTTAAACAGTTCGAGGATTGGATGCATCCACTGACCAAGAATGATTTTTCTGGAAATAAAATATTAGAGCTCGGCTGCGGCAATGGCAGCCTGATGGTGCATTTAGCAAATTGGCAGCCGCGTGAAATGGTTGGGGTTGACTTAGGTGCTTCCGTCGATTCGGCGAGAAAAAATTTAGAAGATATCAAAAATACAAAATATAGGATTATTCAGGATGATATTTTACAATTCAGCGAAGGTGGGTTCGATGTTGTTTATTGTATTGGCGTTCTCCATCATTTAAAGGAGCCGGAGTTGGGTTTTAATTTTGTAATTAAAAATACTATACCCGGCGGTCGTTTTCATTGCTGGGTTTATGCGGAAGAAGGCAATTGGATAATAATAAACGTCATCGATCGACTTCGTCGCATTGTTTGTCATACACCATGGTGGTTAAATAAATATTTTATCGCTGGCCCATTGGCTATTTTATTTTTTCTTTACTCTAAAATAATCAATATACTTAAAAGTATTTCTTTTGTAAAAAAATTACCATTATATCAATATACCGTTTGGATTTCCGAGGAGAACTTTATTTTTTTTCACCACATTGTTTTTGACCAATTGGTAACGCCAACAACTACATATTTATCAAGGGATCTTATCGAACGATGGTTGAGAAGTAATTCAGAAATTGATTTGAATTCAATTTATATTCAGATGAGAAATGGCAATTCATGGAAATTCGGAGGTCGTAAAAAGAAAATTGTTGAAGCGTGA
- a CDS encoding glycosyltransferase family 2 protein, with protein sequence MHLSIVIPVYNEEKNLLELVREIVSVMERNSYDYEIILVDDGSSDNSLAVLKSLAGDNNKIKVLSFAVNRGQTAALQAGIEYASSDIIVTMDSDLENDPADIPRLLERINNGYDVVSGWRRGRWQKNKLSRRLPSLMANWLISRITNVKLHDYGCTLKAYRKKILHGFSLYGEMHRFIPAYAVRQGANLTEVEVNYRPRKAGRSNYGLSRIFRVLLDLVVIKFFEKYLNKPMHFFGGMGFIALFVGIMAGLSAIVLKIFGLRSFVETPLPILTALFIIVGIQLIAMGVLAELIMRTYYESRGEKPYVLKSKINF encoded by the coding sequence ATGCATTTATCGATTGTTATACCAGTCTATAATGAGGAAAAAAATTTATTGGAATTGGTCCGAGAGATCGTGTCCGTAATGGAGAGGAATAGTTATGATTATGAAATAATTCTGGTTGACGATGGGTCGAGCGACAATTCTTTGGCCGTGTTAAAATCACTAGCGGGCGATAATAATAAAATTAAGGTTTTAAGTTTTGCGGTAAATCGCGGACAAACCGCCGCGCTTCAAGCCGGGATTGAATATGCGAGCAGTGATATAATCGTGACCATGGATAGTGATTTAGAAAATGACCCGGCCGATATTCCAAGGCTCTTGGAGCGTATTAATAACGGGTATGACGTTGTTTCCGGGTGGCGTCGCGGGCGTTGGCAAAAGAATAAATTAAGTCGTAGACTGCCCTCCCTCATGGCGAACTGGTTGATTTCAAGAATTACTAATGTTAAGTTGCATGACTATGGATGCACATTGAAGGCATATAGAAAAAAAATATTACACGGGTTTTCCCTCTATGGAGAAATGCATCGGTTTATACCGGCTTATGCCGTACGCCAAGGCGCTAATCTGACAGAAGTGGAGGTAAACTATCGTCCAAGAAAAGCCGGTCGGAGCAATTATGGTTTATCTAGAATTTTTAGAGTTTTACTGGATTTGGTAGTTATAAAATTTTTTGAAAAGTATTTGAATAAGCCGATGCATTTTTTTGGAGGGATGGGGTTTATCGCGCTTTTTGTCGGGATTATGGCCGGCCTATCTGCGATTGTGCTTAAAATTTTTGGATTAAGAAGTTTCGTGGAGACTCCATTGCCGATATTGACTGCTTTATTTATCATTGTCGGCATACAGCTTATCGCCATGGGTGTTTTAGCGGAATTGATCATGCGCACTTATTATGAATCGCGAGGGGAGAAACCGTACGTTTTAAAATCTAAAATTAATTTTTAG
- a CDS encoding class I SAM-dependent methyltransferase: MRSDVYKLIYTAEKDNWWYRVRRRIVADIISNFFSDHSGALKMLDVGCGTGMLMKELKKFGVCYGVDNSPLAVNFCKQNFLENVDLGDITNIQFPDNFFDVVICLDVLEHVSDDNKAISELKRVVKKEGIIIIFVPAFNFLWGWADEAGHHFRRYTYNQIFVKLRSLGLHVVRSSYFNTILFLPILFFRFFEKAFFSVKKIEFVGSGGPLSRILFWVFSLEAFVLKRFNFPFGVSLMAICRK; the protein is encoded by the coding sequence ATGCGATCTGACGTCTATAAATTAATTTATACAGCTGAAAAAGATAATTGGTGGTATAGGGTGAGGCGAAGAATTGTAGCTGATATAATCAGTAATTTTTTTTCTGACCATAGTGGTGCATTGAAGATGCTCGATGTCGGTTGTGGCACGGGTATGCTGATGAAGGAGCTCAAAAAATTCGGTGTTTGTTATGGCGTTGATAATAGCCCGTTGGCCGTTAATTTTTGTAAACAAAATTTTTTAGAGAATGTCGATTTGGGAGATATTACGAATATTCAATTTCCAGATAATTTTTTTGATGTTGTGATTTGCCTCGATGTATTAGAACACGTGTCTGATGATAATAAAGCTATTAGTGAATTGAAACGTGTAGTAAAAAAAGAAGGAATAATTATTATTTTTGTTCCTGCTTTTAATTTTTTGTGGGGCTGGGCCGATGAGGCGGGACATCATTTTCGCCGTTATACCTACAATCAAATTTTTGTAAAATTACGGAGTTTGGGTTTGCACGTTGTACGTTCTTCGTATTTTAATACCATTTTATTTTTGCCAATATTATTTTTCCGTTTTTTCGAAAAAGCTTTTTTTTCTGTTAAGAAAATCGAATTTGTCGGCAGCGGCGGCCCCTTATCTCGTATATTATTTTGGGTGTTTTCCCTGGAAGCGTTTGTATTGAAGCGTTTTAATTTTCCATTCGGCGTTTCGTTGATGGCGATATGTAGAAAATAA
- a CDS encoding glycosyltransferase family 4 protein: protein MPVGIDTDIFKGFDPSAKYEKSVLFLGRISPVKKVEMFVNALSDLHGQGIGFTASIYGDPTDSDAEYYQRVRGAGKELEGAGMLSFYPGVPYRETSNIYNQHALYVNFTQSGSMDKTIFEAMACEMPVLVSNRALKDVLPEPMVFEEDDVNDFKNKLINLLTMDVDRRVALGKGLREIIIREHSLDFLIERLMDNFYPDKNI from the coding sequence ATGCCCGTTGGGATCGACACAGATATATTTAAAGGTTTCGATCCATCGGCGAAATATGAAAAATCCGTATTGTTTCTGGGGAGAATATCGCCAGTTAAGAAAGTCGAAATGTTTGTTAACGCTTTGTCTGATCTGCATGGCCAAGGAATTGGCTTTACGGCGAGTATCTATGGCGATCCGACCGATTCCGATGCGGAATATTATCAAAGAGTCAGGGGAGCGGGCAAGGAGCTGGAGGGCGCAGGAATGCTTTCTTTTTATCCTGGCGTGCCATATCGTGAGACATCGAACATTTATAACCAACACGCGCTTTATGTTAATTTTACACAGAGCGGGAGCATGGATAAGACAATTTTTGAAGCCATGGCCTGTGAAATGCCGGTGCTGGTATCAAATAGGGCGCTAAAGGATGTTTTGCCTGAGCCGATGGTTTTTGAGGAGGATGACGTGAATGATTTTAAGAATAAATTGATAAATTTATTGACTATGGATGTAGACAGGCGGGTGGCGTTAGGCAAGGGATTGAGAGAAATTATAATCCGCGAGCATAGTTTGGATTTTTTAATTGAGCGTTTGATGGATAATTTTTATCCAGATAAGAATATTTAA
- a CDS encoding glycosyltransferase family 4 protein produces MIIGTDARILKSGSETQERFKSYANFIGNKFYILLPAGCSTNIQLTDNVFVRSVGVNNKFFGWLKLWREAASIIKRSNINVVSVQDPFAIGLIGYFAKRKFGLGLNIQLHGDFFSNPHWRGENFLNNLRWYLGLGIIKKADSIRAVSQRIKRDLIKRGINQEKITVLPICTPWKSLELKEPDFNLKEKYSQFDFIALVMGRLERVKRIDVALKAFLMFLKKSPKSGLLIVGEGSQEKELKRLVGELGLGESVIFIPWTQDVVSFFKGADCVLLTSEYEGWSRVAIESLACSCAVIMTDVGCAGEVVKNYENGIVVPVNNISAISDALVKVKNNPELKMKFSQNAKNALERLPGKEATLKLYNETWDKAIKK; encoded by the coding sequence TTGATAATTGGCACCGATGCAAGAATTTTAAAGTCGGGTAGCGAGACACAGGAGAGATTTAAGAGTTACGCCAATTTTATTGGTAATAAATTTTATATTTTGCTGCCGGCTGGTTGTAGCACGAATATACAATTAACCGACAACGTATTCGTACGATCCGTGGGAGTTAATAATAAATTTTTTGGCTGGTTAAAATTGTGGAGGGAAGCAGCCAGCATTATTAAGCGCAGCAATATTAATGTCGTTTCGGTTCAAGACCCGTTTGCCATCGGGTTAATCGGATATTTCGCTAAAAGAAAATTCGGTTTAGGTTTGAATATTCAACTCCATGGCGATTTTTTTAGTAATCCTCATTGGCGCGGAGAAAATTTTTTGAACAATCTACGATGGTATCTTGGCTTGGGAATTATAAAAAAGGCCGATTCTATCAGAGCGGTTAGTCAGAGAATCAAGCGGGACTTAATCAAGAGAGGGATTAATCAAGAAAAGATAACGGTTCTGCCGATTTGCACACCTTGGAAAAGTCTGGAATTAAAGGAGCCGGATTTTAATCTAAAGGAAAAATATTCACAATTTGATTTTATCGCTCTGGTTATGGGGCGATTGGAGAGGGTAAAAAGAATAGACGTTGCCTTAAAAGCATTTTTAATGTTCTTAAAAAAAAGTCCTAAGAGCGGCTTGCTCATTGTTGGCGAGGGGAGTCAGGAAAAAGAATTAAAAAGATTGGTAGGCGAATTGGGCTTGGGTGAATCGGTGATTTTCATTCCCTGGACCCAGGACGTTGTGAGTTTTTTTAAGGGAGCGGATTGTGTTTTATTGACCTCTGAATACGAAGGATGGAGCAGGGTGGCTATTGAATCCCTGGCTTGCAGCTGCGCAGTTATCATGACCGACGTCGGTTGCGCCGGAGAGGTGGTAAAAAACTATGAGAATGGTATCGTGGTCCCGGTAAATAATATAAGTGCGATTTCTGACGCATTGGTCAAAGTAAAGAATAACCCTGAATTAAAAATGAAGTTTAGTCAAAATGCCAAGAACGCGTTAGAGCGACTTCCGGGCAAGGAGGCGACATTAAAACTTTATAACGAAACATGGGACAAGGCGATAAAAAAATAA
- a CDS encoding radical SAM/SPASM domain-containing protein, with translation MYWLKDKISKSTLFNRALLLLPDAWIRRVRPLKEIIIEASSFCNLRCPFCIQRTSTKPRGFLTLKQLEEIESYLPRSIKKITLHFSGESFANPEFPAMVKYLKDHGYILTVSTNGTMPVERYREAVGYGIDNLIFAMDGASAETQQKYRVNSDFNKIVGTLRQIAGIKNRKTRIIIQFLVMKFNEREMGAIEDLGRKLGVDALWFKSASFNIGSTAELQEKLLANALEFLPTDLKNSRYRLKEGRLVNIDKPKTCPWIWRSVILWNGDVGVCCTDLEGSIVVGNVFEERSFNKIWQSDKYAKIRRAVIEQELPVCKNCSIANKPIIKAINLKLK, from the coding sequence ATGTATTGGCTGAAAGATAAAATAAGTAAATCGACTCTGTTCAACAGAGCGCTGTTATTGCTTCCAGATGCCTGGATTCGGAGGGTTAGGCCGCTTAAAGAAATAATTATTGAGGCCTCGAGTTTTTGTAATTTGCGTTGTCCGTTTTGCATTCAGAGAACGTCAACCAAGCCGAGAGGATTTTTAACCTTGAAACAGCTCGAGGAAATAGAAAGTTATTTGCCCAGGAGCATCAAAAAAATTACTTTGCACTTTTCCGGCGAATCATTCGCCAATCCTGAGTTTCCGGCGATGGTGAAGTATCTCAAAGACCACGGTTATATATTGACAGTTAGTACTAATGGGACCATGCCGGTTGAAAGGTATCGCGAGGCGGTCGGCTATGGAATTGATAATTTGATTTTTGCCATGGACGGAGCATCGGCCGAGACGCAGCAGAAATATCGTGTCAATAGCGATTTTAATAAAATAGTTGGAACCCTGCGGCAGATAGCGGGCATCAAAAACCGCAAGACAAGGATTATTATTCAATTCTTGGTAATGAAGTTCAATGAGCGTGAGATGGGAGCGATTGAGGATTTGGGCCGCAAGCTCGGAGTTGACGCCCTGTGGTTTAAAAGCGCTTCTTTCAATATCGGGTCAACGGCCGAACTTCAGGAAAAGCTTCTAGCAAATGCCTTGGAGTTTCTGCCAACGGATTTAAAAAATAGTCGCTATCGCCTGAAGGAGGGTAGACTCGTGAATATAGATAAGCCAAAGACATGCCCCTGGATTTGGCGCAGTGTGATACTTTGGAACGGTGATGTGGGTGTATGCTGCACCGATCTTGAGGGGAGCATCGTGGTTGGTAATGTTTTTGAAGAAAGAAGTTTTAATAAAATTTGGCAGAGCGATAAATACGCAAAAATCAGAAGAGCAGTCATTGAGCAGGAATTGCCGGTATGCAAAAACTGCAGCATTGCCAATAAGCCGATAATTAAAGCAATTAATTTGAAGCTGAAATGA